From one Thamnophis elegans isolate rThaEle1 chromosome 9, rThaEle1.pri, whole genome shotgun sequence genomic stretch:
- the ADD1 gene encoding alpha-adducin isoform X2, with protein sequence MNGETRAEVVTSPPPTAPHKERYFDRVDENNPEYLRERNMAPDLRQDFNMMEQKKRVSMILQSPAFCEELESMIQEQFKKGKNPTGLLALQQIADFMTTNVPNIYPLAPQGGMTALNMSLGMVTPVNDLRGSDSIAYEKGEKLLRCKLAAFYRLADLFGWSQLIYNHITVRVNMEQEHFLIVPFGLLYSEVAASSLVKVNFQGDVIDRGSTNLGINPAGFTLHSAIYAARPDVKCIVHIHTPAGAAVSAMKRGLLPISPEALSLGEVAYHDYHGILVNEEEKALIQKNLGPKSKVLILRNHGLVSVGESVEEAFYYIHNLVAACEIQVRTLASTGGADNLVMLDPSKYKSRPHCHDSAAGDGTSPHPKWQTGEQEFEALMRMLDNLGYRTGYPYRCPALREKTKKFSEAEIPAAVTGYSLASDGDSGTCSPLRHSFQRQQREKARWLNASRGDDPAEEGQDGGGGGSPKSKTKWTKEEAHRAVSSAPPNLFVPLNTNPKEVQEMRNKIREQNLQDIKTAGPQSQVLSGVVMDRSLVQGELVTASKAIIEKEYQPRVIISTTGPNPFHKLTDQELDEYRREVERKQRQSEEDCEDGRQQGDRSSPDQTVASTPPSTPVKLEEERPPVQTGHEGGDCSSETAPSQPSLPDVTTPDQPSEEVFGTEEDDPDLAVPQKEGPPESPQPCPSSSGEPPPSPLAEEGAAAEAGSEESPGKSPSKKKKKFRTPSFLKKSKKKSDP encoded by the exons ATGAATGGGGAAACGAGAGCGGAGGTGGTAACTTCACCACCTCCAACAGCTCCACATAAAGAGAGATATTTTGACAGAGTGGATGAAAATAACCCTGAATACTTGCGAGAGAGGAATATGGCCCCTGACCTTCGCCAGGATTTCAATATGATGGAACAGAAGAAGAGAGTATCCATGATCCTCCAAAGTCCA GCATTCTGTGAAGAATTGGAATCCATGATCCAGGAACAGTTCAAGAAAGGGAAGAATCCTACAGGCCTGCTGGCTCTACAACAGATTGCAGACTTCATGACGACCAACGTTCCCAACATCTACCCACTAGCTCCGCAAGGAGGCATGACTGCCTTAAacatga GCCTCGGTATGGTGACCCCCGTGAACGATCTGCGGGGATCAGATTCCATCGCTTACGAGAAAGGAGAGAAGTTACTACGGTGCAAATTGGCCGCTTTCTACAGGCTGGCCGACCTATTTGGCTGGTCTCAGCTTATTTACAATCACATCACT GTCAGAGTAAATATGGAGCAAGAACATTTTCTGATTGTGCCTTTTGGACTTCTCTACAGTGAAGTTGCCGCATCCAGCTTG GTCAAAGTGAACTTCCAAGGGGACGTCATTGATCGCGGAAGCACCAACTTGGGGATCAACCCGGCTGGCTTCACGTTGCACTCGGCCATCTACGCCGCCCGCCCGGACGTCAAGTGCATCGTTCACATCCACACTCCCGCCGGAGCAGCA GTATCCGCGATGAAACGCGGCCTCCTGCCCATCTCACCAGAGGCGCTGTCTCTCGGAGAAGTGGCCTACCACGACTACCACGGCATTCTCGTGAACGAGGAGGAGAAAGCCCTGATTCAAAAGAACCTGGGCCCCAAAAGTAAA GTCCTCATACTCCGAAACCACGGCTTGGTATCTGTCGGAGAAAGTGTGGAGGAGGCTTTCTATTACATTCACAATTTGGTCGCCGCGTGTGAGATCCAA GTACGGACGCTGGCCAGCACAGGGGGGGCGGACAACTTGGTCATGCTGGATCCCAGCAAATACAAATCCAGGCCTCACTGCCACGACTCCGCCGCGGGGGATGGCACATCGCCTCACCCCAAGTGGCAAACCGGAGAACAAGAATTTGAAGCCCTCATGCGAATGCTGGACAATTTG GGTTACCGGACAGGCTACCCGTATCGATGCCCTGCTCTGAGGGAGAAGACTAAAAAGTTCAGTGAGGCGGAGATCCCCGCTGCCGTCACGGGCTACTCTCTTGCTAGTGACGGGGACTCGGGCACTTGCTCTCCTCTGAGGCATAGCTTTCAGAGACAGCAGCGAGAGAAGGCCAGGTGGCTAAATGCCAGTCGAGGGGATGACCCGGCTGAAGAAGGGCAGGAtggcggcggtggcggcagcCCCAAGTCGAAGACTAAG TGGACTAAAGAGGAGGCACACAGGGCTGTCTCGTCTGCTCCCCCAAACCTCTTTGTTCCCTTGAACACGAACCCAAAGGAGGTCCAAGAAATGCGGAACAAG ATCAGGGAGCAGAACTTGCAAGACATTAAAACAGCCGGGCCGCAGTCGCAAGTCCTTTCCGGGGTTGTAATGGACAGGAGCCTTGTGCAG GGGGAGCTGGTCACTGCCTCCAAGGCCATCATCGAGAAAGAGTACCAGCCCCGCGTCATCATCAGCACCACTGGACCCAACCCTTTCCACAAACTCACGGACCAAGAACTGGACGAGTATCGCCGAGAAGTCGAGAGGAAGCAGAGACAGTCCGAAG AAGATTGTGAAGACGGCAGACAGCAGGGCGATCGCAGCTCTCCGGACCAAACTGTTGCTTCCACTCCACCCAGCACTCCGGTCAAACTCGAGGAAG AACGCCCTCCTGTCCAGACAGGCCACGAAGGCGGCGACTGCAGCAGCGAAACGGCCCCCTCCCAGCCAAGCCTCCCAGACGTCACCACTCCCGACCAGCCTTCCGAAGAAGTCTTTGGGACGGAGGAGGACGACCCCGACCTTGCCGTCCCCCAGAAGGAGGGTCCTCCCGAGAGCCCCCAGCCCTGCCCTTCCTCGAGCGGAgagcctcccccttcccccctggcCGAGGAGGGGGCAGCGGCCGAAGCCGGCAGCGAGGAGTCTCCGGGGAAGTCCCCctccaaaaagaagaagaagttcCGCACCCCGTCCTTCCTCAAGAAGAGCAAGAAGAAGAGTGACCCTTGA
- the ADD1 gene encoding alpha-adducin isoform X4 yields the protein MNGETRAEVVTSPPPTAPHKERYFDRVDENNPEYLRERNMAPDLRQDFNMMEQKKRVSMILQSPAFCEELESMIQEQFKKGKNPTGLLALQQIADFMTTNVPNIYPLAPQGGMTALNMSLGMVTPVNDLRGSDSIAYEKGEKLLRCKLAAFYRLADLFGWSQLIYNHITVRVNMEQEHFLIVPFGLLYSEVAASSLVKVNFQGDVIDRGSTNLGINPAGFTLHSAIYAARPDVKCIVHIHTPAGAAVSAMKRGLLPISPEALSLGEVAYHDYHGILVNEEEKALIQKNLGPKSKVLILRNHGLVSVGESVEEAFYYIHNLVAACEIQVRTLASTGGADNLVMLDPSKYKSRPHCHDSAAGDGTSPHPKWQTGEQEFEALMRMLDNLGYRTGYPYRCPALREKTKKFSEAEIPAAVTGYSLASDGDSGTCSPLRHSFQRQQREKARWLNASRGDDPAEEGQDGGGGGSPKSKTKWTKEEAHRAVSSAPPNLFVPLNTNPKEVQEMRNKIREQNLQDIKTAGPQSQVLSGVVMDRSLVQGELVTASKAIIEKEYQPRVIISTTGPNPFHKLTDQELDEYRREVERKQRQSEEDCEDGRQQGDRSSPDQTVASTPPSTPVKLEEGCGYAKEYLLP from the exons ATGAATGGGGAAACGAGAGCGGAGGTGGTAACTTCACCACCTCCAACAGCTCCACATAAAGAGAGATATTTTGACAGAGTGGATGAAAATAACCCTGAATACTTGCGAGAGAGGAATATGGCCCCTGACCTTCGCCAGGATTTCAATATGATGGAACAGAAGAAGAGAGTATCCATGATCCTCCAAAGTCCA GCATTCTGTGAAGAATTGGAATCCATGATCCAGGAACAGTTCAAGAAAGGGAAGAATCCTACAGGCCTGCTGGCTCTACAACAGATTGCAGACTTCATGACGACCAACGTTCCCAACATCTACCCACTAGCTCCGCAAGGAGGCATGACTGCCTTAAacatga GCCTCGGTATGGTGACCCCCGTGAACGATCTGCGGGGATCAGATTCCATCGCTTACGAGAAAGGAGAGAAGTTACTACGGTGCAAATTGGCCGCTTTCTACAGGCTGGCCGACCTATTTGGCTGGTCTCAGCTTATTTACAATCACATCACT GTCAGAGTAAATATGGAGCAAGAACATTTTCTGATTGTGCCTTTTGGACTTCTCTACAGTGAAGTTGCCGCATCCAGCTTG GTCAAAGTGAACTTCCAAGGGGACGTCATTGATCGCGGAAGCACCAACTTGGGGATCAACCCGGCTGGCTTCACGTTGCACTCGGCCATCTACGCCGCCCGCCCGGACGTCAAGTGCATCGTTCACATCCACACTCCCGCCGGAGCAGCA GTATCCGCGATGAAACGCGGCCTCCTGCCCATCTCACCAGAGGCGCTGTCTCTCGGAGAAGTGGCCTACCACGACTACCACGGCATTCTCGTGAACGAGGAGGAGAAAGCCCTGATTCAAAAGAACCTGGGCCCCAAAAGTAAA GTCCTCATACTCCGAAACCACGGCTTGGTATCTGTCGGAGAAAGTGTGGAGGAGGCTTTCTATTACATTCACAATTTGGTCGCCGCGTGTGAGATCCAA GTACGGACGCTGGCCAGCACAGGGGGGGCGGACAACTTGGTCATGCTGGATCCCAGCAAATACAAATCCAGGCCTCACTGCCACGACTCCGCCGCGGGGGATGGCACATCGCCTCACCCCAAGTGGCAAACCGGAGAACAAGAATTTGAAGCCCTCATGCGAATGCTGGACAATTTG GGTTACCGGACAGGCTACCCGTATCGATGCCCTGCTCTGAGGGAGAAGACTAAAAAGTTCAGTGAGGCGGAGATCCCCGCTGCCGTCACGGGCTACTCTCTTGCTAGTGACGGGGACTCGGGCACTTGCTCTCCTCTGAGGCATAGCTTTCAGAGACAGCAGCGAGAGAAGGCCAGGTGGCTAAATGCCAGTCGAGGGGATGACCCGGCTGAAGAAGGGCAGGAtggcggcggtggcggcagcCCCAAGTCGAAGACTAAG TGGACTAAAGAGGAGGCACACAGGGCTGTCTCGTCTGCTCCCCCAAACCTCTTTGTTCCCTTGAACACGAACCCAAAGGAGGTCCAAGAAATGCGGAACAAG ATCAGGGAGCAGAACTTGCAAGACATTAAAACAGCCGGGCCGCAGTCGCAAGTCCTTTCCGGGGTTGTAATGGACAGGAGCCTTGTGCAG GGGGAGCTGGTCACTGCCTCCAAGGCCATCATCGAGAAAGAGTACCAGCCCCGCGTCATCATCAGCACCACTGGACCCAACCCTTTCCACAAACTCACGGACCAAGAACTGGACGAGTATCGCCGAGAAGTCGAGAGGAAGCAGAGACAGTCCGAAG AAGATTGTGAAGACGGCAGACAGCAGGGCGATCGCAGCTCTCCGGACCAAACTGTTGCTTCCACTCCACCCAGCACTCCGGTCAAACTCGAGGAAG GATGTGGATATGCTAAAGAGTACCTGTTGCCATAG
- the ADD1 gene encoding alpha-adducin isoform X3: protein MNGETRAEVVTSPPPTAPHKERYFDRVDENNPEYLRERNMAPDLRQDFNMMEQKKRVSMILQSPAFCEELESMIQEQFKKGKNPTGLLALQQIADFMTTNVPNIYPLAPQGGMTALNMSLGMVTPVNDLRGSDSIAYEKGEKLLRCKLAAFYRLADLFGWSQLIYNHITVRVNMEQEHFLIVPFGLLYSEVAASSLVKVNFQGDVIDRGSTNLGINPAGFTLHSAIYAARPDVKCIVHIHTPAGAAVSAMKRGLLPISPEALSLGEVAYHDYHGILVNEEEKALIQKNLGPKSKVLILRNHGLVSVGESVEEAFYYIHNLVAACEIQVRTLASTGGADNLVMLDPSKYKSRPHCHDSAAGDGTSPHPKWQTGEQEFEALMRMLDNLGYRTGYPYRCPALREKTKKFSEAEIPAAVTGYSLASDGDSGTCSPLRHSFQRQQREKARWLNASRGDDPAEEGQDGGGGGSPKSKTKVWTNITHDHVKPLLQSLSSGVCVPSCITNCLWTKEEAHRAVSSAPPNLFVPLNTNPKEVQEMRNKIREQNLQDIKTAGPQSQVLSGVVMDRSLVQGELVTASKAIIEKEYQPRVIISTTGPNPFHKLTDQELDEYRREVERKQRQSEEDCEDGRQQGDRSSPDQTVASTPPSTPVKLEEGCGYAKEYLLP from the exons ATGAATGGGGAAACGAGAGCGGAGGTGGTAACTTCACCACCTCCAACAGCTCCACATAAAGAGAGATATTTTGACAGAGTGGATGAAAATAACCCTGAATACTTGCGAGAGAGGAATATGGCCCCTGACCTTCGCCAGGATTTCAATATGATGGAACAGAAGAAGAGAGTATCCATGATCCTCCAAAGTCCA GCATTCTGTGAAGAATTGGAATCCATGATCCAGGAACAGTTCAAGAAAGGGAAGAATCCTACAGGCCTGCTGGCTCTACAACAGATTGCAGACTTCATGACGACCAACGTTCCCAACATCTACCCACTAGCTCCGCAAGGAGGCATGACTGCCTTAAacatga GCCTCGGTATGGTGACCCCCGTGAACGATCTGCGGGGATCAGATTCCATCGCTTACGAGAAAGGAGAGAAGTTACTACGGTGCAAATTGGCCGCTTTCTACAGGCTGGCCGACCTATTTGGCTGGTCTCAGCTTATTTACAATCACATCACT GTCAGAGTAAATATGGAGCAAGAACATTTTCTGATTGTGCCTTTTGGACTTCTCTACAGTGAAGTTGCCGCATCCAGCTTG GTCAAAGTGAACTTCCAAGGGGACGTCATTGATCGCGGAAGCACCAACTTGGGGATCAACCCGGCTGGCTTCACGTTGCACTCGGCCATCTACGCCGCCCGCCCGGACGTCAAGTGCATCGTTCACATCCACACTCCCGCCGGAGCAGCA GTATCCGCGATGAAACGCGGCCTCCTGCCCATCTCACCAGAGGCGCTGTCTCTCGGAGAAGTGGCCTACCACGACTACCACGGCATTCTCGTGAACGAGGAGGAGAAAGCCCTGATTCAAAAGAACCTGGGCCCCAAAAGTAAA GTCCTCATACTCCGAAACCACGGCTTGGTATCTGTCGGAGAAAGTGTGGAGGAGGCTTTCTATTACATTCACAATTTGGTCGCCGCGTGTGAGATCCAA GTACGGACGCTGGCCAGCACAGGGGGGGCGGACAACTTGGTCATGCTGGATCCCAGCAAATACAAATCCAGGCCTCACTGCCACGACTCCGCCGCGGGGGATGGCACATCGCCTCACCCCAAGTGGCAAACCGGAGAACAAGAATTTGAAGCCCTCATGCGAATGCTGGACAATTTG GGTTACCGGACAGGCTACCCGTATCGATGCCCTGCTCTGAGGGAGAAGACTAAAAAGTTCAGTGAGGCGGAGATCCCCGCTGCCGTCACGGGCTACTCTCTTGCTAGTGACGGGGACTCGGGCACTTGCTCTCCTCTGAGGCATAGCTTTCAGAGACAGCAGCGAGAGAAGGCCAGGTGGCTAAATGCCAGTCGAGGGGATGACCCGGCTGAAGAAGGGCAGGAtggcggcggtggcggcagcCCCAAGTCGAAGACTAAGGTGTGGACGAACATTACACACGATCACGTGAAACCCTTGCTGCAGTCTCTCTCGTCCGGTGTCTGCGTGCCAAGCTGTATTACCAACTGCTTG TGGACTAAAGAGGAGGCACACAGGGCTGTCTCGTCTGCTCCCCCAAACCTCTTTGTTCCCTTGAACACGAACCCAAAGGAGGTCCAAGAAATGCGGAACAAG ATCAGGGAGCAGAACTTGCAAGACATTAAAACAGCCGGGCCGCAGTCGCAAGTCCTTTCCGGGGTTGTAATGGACAGGAGCCTTGTGCAG GGGGAGCTGGTCACTGCCTCCAAGGCCATCATCGAGAAAGAGTACCAGCCCCGCGTCATCATCAGCACCACTGGACCCAACCCTTTCCACAAACTCACGGACCAAGAACTGGACGAGTATCGCCGAGAAGTCGAGAGGAAGCAGAGACAGTCCGAAG AAGATTGTGAAGACGGCAGACAGCAGGGCGATCGCAGCTCTCCGGACCAAACTGTTGCTTCCACTCCACCCAGCACTCCGGTCAAACTCGAGGAAG GATGTGGATATGCTAAAGAGTACCTGTTGCCATA A
- the ADD1 gene encoding alpha-adducin isoform X1 has translation MNGETRAEVVTSPPPTAPHKERYFDRVDENNPEYLRERNMAPDLRQDFNMMEQKKRVSMILQSPAFCEELESMIQEQFKKGKNPTGLLALQQIADFMTTNVPNIYPLAPQGGMTALNMSLGMVTPVNDLRGSDSIAYEKGEKLLRCKLAAFYRLADLFGWSQLIYNHITVRVNMEQEHFLIVPFGLLYSEVAASSLVKVNFQGDVIDRGSTNLGINPAGFTLHSAIYAARPDVKCIVHIHTPAGAAVSAMKRGLLPISPEALSLGEVAYHDYHGILVNEEEKALIQKNLGPKSKVLILRNHGLVSVGESVEEAFYYIHNLVAACEIQVRTLASTGGADNLVMLDPSKYKSRPHCHDSAAGDGTSPHPKWQTGEQEFEALMRMLDNLGYRTGYPYRCPALREKTKKFSEAEIPAAVTGYSLASDGDSGTCSPLRHSFQRQQREKARWLNASRGDDPAEEGQDGGGGGSPKSKTKVWTNITHDHVKPLLQSLSSGVCVPSCITNCLWTKEEAHRAVSSAPPNLFVPLNTNPKEVQEMRNKIREQNLQDIKTAGPQSQVLSGVVMDRSLVQGELVTASKAIIEKEYQPRVIISTTGPNPFHKLTDQELDEYRREVERKQRQSEEDCEDGRQQGDRSSPDQTVASTPPSTPVKLEEERPPVQTGHEGGDCSSETAPSQPSLPDVTTPDQPSEEVFGTEEDDPDLAVPQKEGPPESPQPCPSSSGEPPPSPLAEEGAAAEAGSEESPGKSPSKKKKKFRTPSFLKKSKKKSDP, from the exons ATGAATGGGGAAACGAGAGCGGAGGTGGTAACTTCACCACCTCCAACAGCTCCACATAAAGAGAGATATTTTGACAGAGTGGATGAAAATAACCCTGAATACTTGCGAGAGAGGAATATGGCCCCTGACCTTCGCCAGGATTTCAATATGATGGAACAGAAGAAGAGAGTATCCATGATCCTCCAAAGTCCA GCATTCTGTGAAGAATTGGAATCCATGATCCAGGAACAGTTCAAGAAAGGGAAGAATCCTACAGGCCTGCTGGCTCTACAACAGATTGCAGACTTCATGACGACCAACGTTCCCAACATCTACCCACTAGCTCCGCAAGGAGGCATGACTGCCTTAAacatga GCCTCGGTATGGTGACCCCCGTGAACGATCTGCGGGGATCAGATTCCATCGCTTACGAGAAAGGAGAGAAGTTACTACGGTGCAAATTGGCCGCTTTCTACAGGCTGGCCGACCTATTTGGCTGGTCTCAGCTTATTTACAATCACATCACT GTCAGAGTAAATATGGAGCAAGAACATTTTCTGATTGTGCCTTTTGGACTTCTCTACAGTGAAGTTGCCGCATCCAGCTTG GTCAAAGTGAACTTCCAAGGGGACGTCATTGATCGCGGAAGCACCAACTTGGGGATCAACCCGGCTGGCTTCACGTTGCACTCGGCCATCTACGCCGCCCGCCCGGACGTCAAGTGCATCGTTCACATCCACACTCCCGCCGGAGCAGCA GTATCCGCGATGAAACGCGGCCTCCTGCCCATCTCACCAGAGGCGCTGTCTCTCGGAGAAGTGGCCTACCACGACTACCACGGCATTCTCGTGAACGAGGAGGAGAAAGCCCTGATTCAAAAGAACCTGGGCCCCAAAAGTAAA GTCCTCATACTCCGAAACCACGGCTTGGTATCTGTCGGAGAAAGTGTGGAGGAGGCTTTCTATTACATTCACAATTTGGTCGCCGCGTGTGAGATCCAA GTACGGACGCTGGCCAGCACAGGGGGGGCGGACAACTTGGTCATGCTGGATCCCAGCAAATACAAATCCAGGCCTCACTGCCACGACTCCGCCGCGGGGGATGGCACATCGCCTCACCCCAAGTGGCAAACCGGAGAACAAGAATTTGAAGCCCTCATGCGAATGCTGGACAATTTG GGTTACCGGACAGGCTACCCGTATCGATGCCCTGCTCTGAGGGAGAAGACTAAAAAGTTCAGTGAGGCGGAGATCCCCGCTGCCGTCACGGGCTACTCTCTTGCTAGTGACGGGGACTCGGGCACTTGCTCTCCTCTGAGGCATAGCTTTCAGAGACAGCAGCGAGAGAAGGCCAGGTGGCTAAATGCCAGTCGAGGGGATGACCCGGCTGAAGAAGGGCAGGAtggcggcggtggcggcagcCCCAAGTCGAAGACTAAGGTGTGGACGAACATTACACACGATCACGTGAAACCCTTGCTGCAGTCTCTCTCGTCCGGTGTCTGCGTGCCAAGCTGTATTACCAACTGCTTG TGGACTAAAGAGGAGGCACACAGGGCTGTCTCGTCTGCTCCCCCAAACCTCTTTGTTCCCTTGAACACGAACCCAAAGGAGGTCCAAGAAATGCGGAACAAG ATCAGGGAGCAGAACTTGCAAGACATTAAAACAGCCGGGCCGCAGTCGCAAGTCCTTTCCGGGGTTGTAATGGACAGGAGCCTTGTGCAG GGGGAGCTGGTCACTGCCTCCAAGGCCATCATCGAGAAAGAGTACCAGCCCCGCGTCATCATCAGCACCACTGGACCCAACCCTTTCCACAAACTCACGGACCAAGAACTGGACGAGTATCGCCGAGAAGTCGAGAGGAAGCAGAGACAGTCCGAAG AAGATTGTGAAGACGGCAGACAGCAGGGCGATCGCAGCTCTCCGGACCAAACTGTTGCTTCCACTCCACCCAGCACTCCGGTCAAACTCGAGGAAG AACGCCCTCCTGTCCAGACAGGCCACGAAGGCGGCGACTGCAGCAGCGAAACGGCCCCCTCCCAGCCAAGCCTCCCAGACGTCACCACTCCCGACCAGCCTTCCGAAGAAGTCTTTGGGACGGAGGAGGACGACCCCGACCTTGCCGTCCCCCAGAAGGAGGGTCCTCCCGAGAGCCCCCAGCCCTGCCCTTCCTCGAGCGGAgagcctcccccttcccccctggcCGAGGAGGGGGCAGCGGCCGAAGCCGGCAGCGAGGAGTCTCCGGGGAAGTCCCCctccaaaaagaagaagaagttcCGCACCCCGTCCTTCCTCAAGAAGAGCAAGAAGAAGAGTGACCCTTGA